AAAAGACCGGATTTTGTGATCGCCATGGGCGGTGATGGAACATTATTACATGCCGCCGCACTTTATTGCAAAAAAGGAATACCGATTCTCGGAGTGAACTCAGGCGGTCTCGGCTTCCTTACTGATGTGACATTAGAGCAGCTGCCGGATATGCTTATGCGAATCAGAAGGAAGAAATTTGTCCTGGAAAAAAGGATGATGGTAGCCGCGAAGTTCGACAAAACCATCCTCTATGCCTTGAATGATCTGACGATAATAACAAGAATACCCGGCCGGGCAGTGGAATTCCTCGCCGCCATAAATAATGAATATCTCTGTCGGTTCATCGCCGACGGCATAATAATCGCCACACCTACGGGTTCAACGGCTTATTCCTTAGCGACAAGCGGTCCGATCCTGCAGCCCCATACTGAAGCGATCATCGTAACGGCGATCGCACCCCATACCCTTTCCGTAAGGCCCATTGTGTTGCCCGCCGACAGCACGGTTGAGATAACGGTCGGTAAAAAAGGTAAAGCCGTTCTTGTGGCTGACGGGCAGAGAAGTAAATCCGTAAAAAACGGTCAAACGATAAAATTCAAAAAGGCGAAATTCCATGTAACTCTCATCAAACCCCACCATACAACCTTTTTCAAGACCCTGCGCGAAAAGATGAAATGGGGAGGCAGGGAGGATGCTTAAGTTATTAAAGGTCAAGAACTTTGCACTGCTGGAAGACCTCACCATCGAATTTGAATCCGGTTTGACCGTAATCACCGGTGAAACGGGAGCGGGAAAATCGATGATCGTCGAAGCCGTCGCCACATTGTGCGGCAATCGGATGGAAGAGGTATTGATCAG
The sequence above is a segment of the candidate division WOR-3 bacterium genome. Coding sequences within it:
- a CDS encoding NAD(+)/NADH kinase; this encodes MKKVKIVINLKKKSASRILKDTKALLKANGFTFSKRPDFVIAMGGDGTLLHAAALYCKKGIPILGVNSGGLGFLTDVTLEQLPDMLMRIRRKKFVLEKRMMVAAKFDKTILYALNDLTIITRIPGRAVEFLAAINNEYLCRFIADGIIIATPTGSTAYSLATSGPILQPHTEAIIVTAIAPHTLSVRPIVLPADSTVEITVGKKGKAVLVADGQRSKSVKNGQTIKFKKAKFHVTLIKPHHTTFFKTLREKMKWGGREDA